A stretch of the Acidobacteriota bacterium genome encodes the following:
- a CDS encoding dipeptidase yields MTRKTLLLLLLAAGLIGGWSYAYYQTIRMDREMNAVLQRPPYSVSPAAEALHQRLLIADMHADSLLWDRGLAHRSTRGQLDVPRMIEANQALQFFTVVTQSPKHLNLERNTADTDELTLAYVVRLKPPSTWFSRTARALEQAAELRSASRHSGGRLVLVRSRGELTSFLERWQSDRHLVAGILGIEGAHALDGKLGNLDALDHAGFRMIGLAHFFDNEFAGSAHGARKYGLTEPGRALVREMERRKILVDLAHASAQTIDDVTAMATRPVVVSHTGVRGTCDNQRNLSDAQLKKIAATGGVIGIGFWDVATCGNDARAIVRAIRYAAGVVGADHVALGSDFDGAVVEPFDVTGLPLITQELMQQGFTEPEIAKIMGGNVFRLLRETLPEQ; encoded by the coding sequence ATGACGCGAAAGACTCTCCTCCTGCTGCTGCTTGCTGCCGGCTTGATCGGGGGGTGGAGCTACGCGTACTACCAGACGATCCGGATGGACCGCGAGATGAACGCCGTCTTACAGCGGCCACCGTATTCAGTATCGCCGGCGGCTGAGGCACTGCATCAGCGGCTGCTCATCGCCGACATGCACGCCGATTCGCTGCTCTGGGACCGCGGACTCGCCCACCGCTCCACCCGCGGACAGCTCGACGTGCCGCGCATGATCGAGGCGAACCAAGCGCTGCAGTTTTTCACCGTGGTCACGCAGTCGCCGAAGCATCTGAACCTCGAACGCAACACCGCCGACACGGATGAACTGACTCTCGCCTATGTTGTGCGCCTCAAGCCCCCGTCCACTTGGTTCAGCCGCACCGCGCGGGCTCTCGAGCAGGCGGCGGAGCTGCGCAGCGCCTCGCGCCACTCCGGCGGCCGCCTGGTGCTGGTGCGCTCGCGCGGCGAGCTTACAAGTTTCCTGGAGCGTTGGCAGAGTGATCGTCATTTGGTGGCGGGGATACTGGGCATCGAAGGCGCGCACGCGCTCGATGGCAAACTCGGGAATCTCGATGCGCTCGATCACGCCGGCTTCCGCATGATCGGCCTGGCACACTTTTTCGATAATGAGTTCGCCGGGTCCGCGCACGGCGCGAGGAAGTATGGGCTCACCGAACCGGGCCGCGCGCTGGTGCGCGAGATGGAGCGCAGGAAGATCCTGGTGGACCTGGCGCACGCCTCCGCCCAGACCATCGACGACGTGACGGCGATGGCGACGCGGCCGGTGGTGGTCTCGCACACCGGCGTCCGCGGCACCTGCGACAACCAGCGCAATCTGAGCGATGCGCAGTTAAAGAAGATCGCCGCGACCGGCGGCGTTATCGGCATCGGATTCTGGGACGTGGCGACCTGTGGTAATGACGCGCGCGCGATCGTGCGGGCGATCCGTTATGCGGCCGGCGTGGTGGGCGCGGACCACGTCGCACTCGGTTCGGATTTCGATGGCGCGGTGGTCGAGCCGTTCGACGTGACCGGCCTGCCGCTCATCACCCAGGAACTGATGCAGCAAGGATTCACTGAACCGGAGATCGCGAAGATCATGGGCGGAAATGTTTTTCGCCTGCTGCGCGAGACGCTCCCCGAGCAATAA
- the mnmE gene encoding tRNA uridine-5-carboxymethylaminomethyl(34) synthesis GTPase MnmE, with amino-acid sequence MHLDDTIVAIATPAGRGGIGVVRLSGPDARAIAAPLLRLKHELAAGHAVTGDLVEPEPGERPASAGPHEPDARTQQAAGVAGVAEPSKIDEVVATFFAKPRSYTTDDVVEISTHGSPVVLRHVLELCLARGARLAEPGEFTMRAFLNGRIDLTQAEAVRDLIESQTLYQAKVAAQQLEGALSRRLAPLKEELVQLIALLEAGVDFAEDDVSVLPAGKILDRLKAIAGPLDKLLASFAYGKAVHEGMTLAIVGRPNVGKSSLFNRLVERERAIVTATPGTTRDLVSETVALGGIPVKLVDTAGIRAAHDEAESLGIKKSYEALADADLVLVVLDASQPHTAEDDALLRAADGREHIVVANKIDLASGNSRFETGNGLVETSATTGAGIPGLRAAILRHVAGDTGAQMESGFLTNVRHEALVRESLAALAAAEHSTQQNAPHEMLLLDLYNALRPLDAITGATTADDILNRIFSQFCIGK; translated from the coding sequence GTGCACCTCGACGACACCATCGTCGCCATCGCCACGCCCGCCGGACGCGGCGGCATCGGCGTGGTCCGCTTGTCCGGCCCGGACGCCCGCGCCATCGCCGCGCCGCTGCTGCGGCTGAAGCACGAACTCGCCGCCGGCCATGCCGTGACCGGAGACCTAGTGGAGCCAGAGCCGGGTGAGCGACCGGCGAGTGCTGGCCCGCACGAGCCGGACGCGAGGACGCAGCAGGCCGCCGGGGTTGCGGGCGTTGCGGAGCCCTCGAAGATCGACGAAGTCGTCGCGACTTTCTTCGCCAAGCCGCGCTCCTACACCACCGACGATGTGGTCGAGATCTCCACGCACGGCTCACCAGTCGTGCTGCGCCATGTGCTTGAGCTATGCCTCGCGCGCGGCGCGCGCCTCGCCGAGCCGGGCGAGTTCACCATGCGCGCCTTTCTCAACGGACGCATCGACCTTACCCAAGCTGAAGCCGTCCGCGACCTGATCGAATCGCAAACGCTCTACCAGGCGAAGGTCGCGGCGCAGCAACTCGAGGGCGCACTCTCGCGGCGGCTGGCTCCCCTCAAGGAAGAACTGGTGCAACTCATCGCGCTGTTAGAAGCCGGTGTGGATTTTGCCGAAGACGACGTGAGTGTGCTTCCCGCGGGGAAGATCCTCGACCGCCTCAAAGCGATTGCAGGCCCGCTCGACAAACTTCTGGCGTCTTTCGCGTACGGCAAAGCGGTGCACGAAGGCATGACGCTCGCCATCGTCGGACGGCCGAACGTTGGCAAGTCATCGCTCTTCAACCGGCTGGTCGAGCGCGAGCGCGCCATCGTGACCGCCACGCCCGGCACCACGCGCGATCTGGTCTCAGAGACAGTCGCGCTCGGCGGTATCCCGGTGAAGCTGGTGGACACCGCCGGCATCCGCGCCGCGCATGACGAGGCCGAAAGCCTCGGCATCAAGAAGAGCTACGAGGCGCTGGCCGACGCCGACCTCGTACTCGTCGTGCTTGACGCTTCGCAGCCGCACACCGCCGAAGACGATGCGTTGCTGCGCGCAGCCGATGGGCGCGAGCACATCGTCGTCGCCAACAAGATCGACCTCGCCTCGGGAAACTCACGATTTGAGACTGGAAATGGTCTGGTAGAGACTTCCGCCACCACCGGCGCAGGGATCCCTGGACTCAGAGCGGCGATCCTGCGTCACGTTGCCGGTGACACCGGCGCACAGATGGAGAGCGGATTCCTCACCAACGTCCGCCATGAAGCGCTCGTCCGCGAGTCGCTTGCCGCGCTCGCGGCGGCGGAGCATTCCACTCAGCAGAATGCTCCGCACGAGATGTTGCTACTCGACCTCTACAACGCGTTGCGTCCGCTCGACGCCATCACCGGCGCCACCACGGCAGACGACATCCTGAACCGCATCTTCAGCCAGTTTTGTATCGGAAAATGA
- a CDS encoding thioesterase, with protein sequence MKPVPIGARARSSETVERKHTLTHHHDELPPVYSTPDMIRLMETACFHALLPYHDAGEITVGTAIHVEHRAATGVGTEVHAEAVMESFDGRFYTLRVRAWTKDIDEAGGEKEIGRGTVSRAVVHVPSFLGKIAAAKK encoded by the coding sequence TTGAAGCCCGTTCCCATCGGCGCGCGCGCCCGAAGCAGCGAGACGGTCGAGCGCAAACACACGCTCACCCATCATCACGATGAGCTGCCGCCGGTGTATTCCACGCCTGACATGATCCGCCTGATGGAGACGGCGTGCTTCCACGCGCTCCTGCCCTATCACGACGCGGGCGAGATCACCGTGGGCACGGCCATCCACGTGGAGCATCGTGCCGCCACCGGCGTGGGGACCGAAGTCCACGCCGAAGCGGTGATGGAATCCTTCGACGGACGCTTCTACACCTTGCGCGTCCGCGCATGGACAAAAGACATCGACGAGGCGGGCGGCGAGAAAGAGATCGGACGTGGGACCGTCTCGCGCGCAGTCGTCCACGTGCCGAGTTTCCTCGGCAAGATAGCGGCCGCGAAGAAGTGA
- a CDS encoding iron-containing redox enzyme family protein, which translates to MERQRFFAELDRRIAQHDLLCHPFYKAWSAGTLTRAELREYAAQYYNHVAAFPQHLATLAEWLPASELRSAVLENEADERGVGAPDGRTHDELWLDFAEGMDGTRRGAAPLAEVRELISGFERVAREGAPEEALAAFYAYESQVPRVAKEKARGLRELYGAGDKACRYFDLHQTADVHHSGVWREQLAQLVTDGGGGDAERALTAAESAAKALWRALDGIERERLARRAA; encoded by the coding sequence ATGGAACGCCAGAGATTCTTCGCCGAGCTCGATCGCCGCATCGCGCAGCACGACCTGCTTTGCCATCCTTTCTATAAAGCGTGGAGTGCGGGCACGCTCACGCGCGCCGAGCTGCGCGAGTATGCTGCGCAGTACTACAACCACGTCGCCGCGTTCCCTCAGCACTTGGCCACATTGGCCGAATGGCTCCCTGCGTCGGAGTTACGCTCAGCGGTTTTGGAGAACGAAGCCGACGAACGCGGCGTCGGCGCGCCCGACGGCCGCACGCACGACGAGCTCTGGCTCGACTTCGCCGAGGGTATGGACGGAACGCGCCGCGGCGCCGCGCCGCTGGCTGAGGTCCGCGAGCTGATCTCCGGCTTCGAGCGCGTAGCACGCGAAGGCGCGCCGGAAGAAGCGCTCGCCGCGTTCTACGCCTACGAATCGCAGGTGCCGCGTGTGGCGAAAGAAAAAGCTCGCGGACTGCGCGAGCTCTATGGCGCTGGCGACAAAGCTTGCCGCTATTTCGATCTGCACCAGACCGCCGACGTCCATCACTCCGGTGTCTGGCGCGAGCAGCTTGCGCAGCTCGTCACCGATGGCGGCGGCGGCGACGCGGAGCGCGCTTTGACCGCGGCCGAGTCCGCGGCGAAGGCGCTGTGGCGCGCGCTCGACGGCATCGAACGCGAGCGGCTGGCACGGCGCGCCGCGTAG